ACGTATGGTATTACATTGCCAGACAGTGAGATAGATAAAGTGCAAACGGTAGAAGAATTGGCCGCTTTAATGGAGGCCAATTTGGTAGCAGTACACGCGTAAAAGTATCGATTTTTGGTTACTAAAAGGTTCGAACACTATAGTTTGAGCCTTTTTTTATGCCCAAACTTTACAAGATTGCCCCAACGTTTTGCCCATTTATTTTATCTTTGTGACGTAACCAAAAAACAATCATTTGTATGTCTAGACAAAATATTTTGACAGGCTCTACTTGGGAAGATAAAATGGGCTATTGTCGTGCAGTAAGAATCGGAAATATCGTTGAGGTATCAGGAACAGTGGCTATCGTTGATGGCGAAAAAGTAAAAGCTGATGATGCCTACGCCCAAACCCTCAATATATTGGAGCGTATCGCCAAAGTACTAGAAGAGGCAGGTGTATCTACAAAAGATGTTGTAAGAACACGAATTTTTACTACCGATATTACCAAGTTTGATGATATTGCCAAAGCTCACGGAGCTTATTTTGGCGAAATCAAACCAACTACTGGTATTTACGAGATTTCAAAATTAGTATCGCCTGATTACTTGGTAGAAATTGAATTTACAGCCATTGCTCAATAAATATCAAATAATATTGAACAAAAAAAGCCCCGTTTTTTGGACGGGGCTTTTTGTTTTTTATGAGATATAATAACTAAACGACAAAGGATATAGAAAAGTTTCAGAGTTGAAAAATAGTTAAATAGTTTTTCAATTAAATCATATTTTTTTCTATTTTGTTGAAAAAAAGAAATTTTGCCGGCTTTTGAATACTAAAAATGCTTGTAAACTTATTTTAGACAAGCTGTTATCATCTTAAAAAAGGGCTTTCTGGCGTTATGAAACAACAAACTATTTATGAGATTGCCGTCATATCGATTGGGTCTCTCAACACTGTTCGTGAGAAAGAACCTGTCCTCAATTACTTTTCTAATTTGAGTAAATGCCTCGACCAAGTGGCGGGTGCTTTGGCGGTACATGGCTGGAGTAGCAAAATTAATTATACAGCGGTGTATCGTGCCTTGAAAGCTAAAGGGAGATTTGTGGCAGAATTTAGTGTGGCAGGCAATAAAATTTTCAAAATTGTGATTACACCAAGGCTTATCAATCCTGCCATTAGTACTTTAGGAATAGAAGACAAGCCTTGATGGATACTTATAAATAGGGGTTATCTTTCTTGATTTGCATAAAATTTTGGGGTTTGTCGAGCGGACCAAAACCAAACTGCGTGTACAAACCATGTGCATCGTAAGTAGCCAATACCCAGCGACGTAAATTTTGTAAATCAGGATGTGCCAATACACATTCCATTAGCCATTTAGACAGTCCGTTGCCTCGATATTCTTCTAAAATGAATACATCGGCCAAATAGGCAAAGGTAGATAAGTCGCTTGTAACACGGCAGAAGCCTATTTGTTTGTCTTCCAAATAAACCCCAAAGGCAATAGAATTTTCGACAGAACGCTGAACTATTTCCATCGGAATACCTTGTGCCCAATATGAGCGATTGGCCAAATAATCCTGAACGATATCTAACTGTAATTTGGATTTATCGGTCGAAATACTAAAAGTATCTTTTTGATAATTAACTATTTGCATAATTTTGGAGAGCTTCGGTTTTCAATAATGTTTTGTCGATAGGTACAACCCCTACCGATTCACAAACTAATCCACCACCAAGGTTAGATAGACCTGCCACAAGCTCGGGCGATAGCCCAAGGGCAACACAGCAAGCTGCAATAGAAATAACGGTATCGCCAGCACCCGAAACATCGGCAATCTGACGAATATGAGCAGGGATATGTTTTTCTTGATTTTGAAAATTGATAAATACACCTTGTTCTGACAGTGTAACAAAGGCACCATCTACTTGTAGTGTATTTTTGAGCTGAGCTACAGCATTGGCTAATTCAGCAGGATTCTTTACATCAAACTGAATATTAAGTCCTTCTTTTAGTTCTTTCAAATTAGGTTTGAAAAGTGTAGCATGCTGATAATTCAGAAAATTACGTTTTTTGGGGTCTACTACCGTTGGGATTTGATGGGTATTGGCAAATGCAATAACCTCGGCAATAAGCTCTTTTGATAACACACCCTTGTCGTAATCTTCAAAAATAATGACATTGGCATCACTTGCCAGTTGTTTGATTTTCTCAAGCAATAGGGTACGTTCTTCCAGAGTAATCAGTTGGTCGGTTTCGGTGTCTACTCGCACAACTTGCTGAGAACCAGCAATAATTCGTTCTTTTACAGTAGTAATACGAGTATTTGATTGCAAAATTCCTGCGGTAGAAAGGTTTTTTTCGGCAAGAAGCTTCAACAGCGAATCGCCGTAAGAATCTTTACCAATAACCGAGCAAATAATCGCTTGAGCTCCTAAAGCCTGTACGTTCATCACTACATTGCCTGCACCACCCAATCGCATTTCACGATTTTTTACATTTACTACAGGTACAGGAGCTTCGGGTGAAATACGCTCTACTTTTCCCCAAGTGTAGGAATCAATCATTAAATCCCCGATAATGAGGACTTTTAGGCTATTGAAATTATCAAAAATCTGGTTAATTGTCATTGCTAATATAGAATTGCCCATCCAATAACGCATTGGTGTTGTAAGATGATACAACATGGGATTTTTTGAATTGCAAAAATAATGGATTTAGTAGATTAGTCCTATTATCCGCCAATGGTAGTCATAGATTCGGTAACAAGCGATGTCCTTCTTTTTTCAGCCTCAAAGCCATCTTTCGCTCTATGCTGAAAGGTTTTGACAAATACTGTTTTGAGTTCGCCATCCGAAATACCCGAGCGTATCAGGTCTCTGATACTCAGTACACCCTCATCATAGAGGCAGGTTTTGAGTTCGCCCTGAGCTGTCATTCTGATACGGTTGCAAGTGCCACAGAAGGTACGAGAAAAAGCTGCTATTACACCTATATTCCCTTTAAAATCAGGTATTTGGTAATTGTATGACGTAGAATAAGGAGCATCCTTTATTTTGGTTAATGCAGGATAAGCCACTTTGATAGTATCTAGGATTTTATGAAGATTCCAACGTAAAATAGGGTAGTGTGCCCCTTCGCCATTGAAAGGCATTTCTTCAATAAAACGTACCGAAACAGGATAATGCTGAGTTAGAGCCACCAAAGGAAGAATATCGTCGGTATTTTTTCCATCCATTACCACGGCATTTATTTTTACATCAAAGCCAGCATCGAGCAAGTCAAATAAGGTTTGATATACCTTTTCAAATTCGTTTCTGCGGGTAATTTCAAAAAAACGCTTAGCGTCGAGGGTATCCAGACTCAGGTTAACTGATTTTATACCAATTTCTTTCATTTGTCGAAGATACTGGCCCGTTAGTACGCCATTGGTCGTAATATTTAGCTCGTCGATACCATCAATTGCCGCCAATTGATACATAAAATCTATCAAATTGTGGCGTACAAAAGGCTCACCGCCAGTAATACGTACTTTATGAACCCCTAATTCTGCCAAAACTCCTACAATTCTGAGCATTTCTTCGTAGGTAAGTAATTTACTTTTATGAAGATATTGAATGCCTTCTTCGGGCATACAATAAAAGCATCGTAAGTTGCATCGGTCTGTGACAGCCAATCGCAAATAGGTAATAGGCCGACCATGATTGTCGTACAAGACAGGTCGGGCATTGGGCTGGAGCGATATAGGGTTATTTGTTGTCACACGTAAAAAAAGATTAAATAGCCAATAAGGCTATATTTAGAACTGTCAAATAATTTGCTTTTAATTAAGCAATCAAAAAGCTTGTAAATTTGTTCACTGAAGTAAGTAGAAATCATTAGACTTGCTTAAACAAATATAAGACATAACCATACAACGAAAAAACTATCCGTATGAAATATACAATTGCTCTTTTTGGAATTACCAAAGAAATTGTGGGTAAGAGTAGTACAATTATAGAAACTGCCGAACCCGCCGATGTGCAAACGCTGTTGGAAGTATTAAAAAATCAGTACCCAAAACTAGCAGCCATAAGGTCATTGTTGGTGGCTGTCAATAGCGAATATGCCAACGGCCAACAGGTGGTAGAAGAACACGACGAAATTGCACTGATACCGCCTGTAAGTGGAGGATAAATGCCCCAAAGGCACAAAGTTGGTAGGGCTTTGTGCCTTTTAGATTTATTCCCAATAGTCAGGTTTATGTGCAGGAATGGCCTTGGATTGGTCAAAACGGTACAAATAAGGAGCCTTGTGAGCTCCGCCACCCCATTTTTTCTCTAATCGTTCTAAAATACCCAAACTTAACATTTTGC
The DNA window shown above is from Flectobacillus major DSM 103 and carries:
- a CDS encoding RidA family protein, translated to MSRQNILTGSTWEDKMGYCRAVRIGNIVEVSGTVAIVDGEKVKADDAYAQTLNILERIAKVLEEAGVSTKDVVRTRIFTTDITKFDDIAKAHGAYFGEIKPTTGIYEISKLVSPDYLVEIEFTAIAQ
- a CDS encoding GNAT family N-acetyltransferase, encoding MQIVNYQKDTFSISTDKSKLQLDIVQDYLANRSYWAQGIPMEIVQRSVENSIAFGVYLEDKQIGFCRVTSDLSTFAYLADVFILEEYRGNGLSKWLMECVLAHPDLQNLRRWVLATYDAHGLYTQFGFGPLDKPQNFMQIKKDNPYL
- a CDS encoding bifunctional heptose 7-phosphate kinase/heptose 1-phosphate adenyltransferase, with the translated sequence MLYHLTTPMRYWMGNSILAMTINQIFDNFNSLKVLIIGDLMIDSYTWGKVERISPEAPVPVVNVKNREMRLGGAGNVVMNVQALGAQAIICSVIGKDSYGDSLLKLLAEKNLSTAGILQSNTRITTVKERIIAGSQQVVRVDTETDQLITLEERTLLLEKIKQLASDANVIIFEDYDKGVLSKELIAEVIAFANTHQIPTVVDPKKRNFLNYQHATLFKPNLKELKEGLNIQFDVKNPAELANAVAQLKNTLQVDGAFVTLSEQGVFINFQNQEKHIPAHIRQIADVSGAGDTVISIAACCVALGLSPELVAGLSNLGGGLVCESVGVVPIDKTLLKTEALQNYANS
- the moaA gene encoding GTP 3',8-cyclase MoaA; this encodes MTTNNPISLQPNARPVLYDNHGRPITYLRLAVTDRCNLRCFYCMPEEGIQYLHKSKLLTYEEMLRIVGVLAELGVHKVRITGGEPFVRHNLIDFMYQLAAIDGIDELNITTNGVLTGQYLRQMKEIGIKSVNLSLDTLDAKRFFEITRRNEFEKVYQTLFDLLDAGFDVKINAVVMDGKNTDDILPLVALTQHYPVSVRFIEEMPFNGEGAHYPILRWNLHKILDTIKVAYPALTKIKDAPYSTSYNYQIPDFKGNIGVIAAFSRTFCGTCNRIRMTAQGELKTCLYDEGVLSIRDLIRSGISDGELKTVFVKTFQHRAKDGFEAEKRRTSLVTESMTTIGG
- a CDS encoding MoaD/ThiS family protein, producing MKYTIALFGITKEIVGKSSTIIETAEPADVQTLLEVLKNQYPKLAAIRSLLVAVNSEYANGQQVVEEHDEIALIPPVSGG